From the Agrobacterium larrymoorei genome, one window contains:
- a CDS encoding Blp family class II bacteriocin — protein MSNITEINTDMLDLVSGGASTVASTVTIGADGAVSGNYTFGSRSGIFSATLPAEVVQRAGTFSFSNASGSFSFENTFAA, from the coding sequence ATGAGCAATATCACTGAAATCAACACCGACATGCTCGATCTCGTCAGCGGTGGCGCTTCCACGGTCGCTTCGACGGTCACCATCGGCGCCGACGGCGCGGTCAGCGGCAACTACACTTTCGGCAGTCGCTCGGGCATTTTCTCGGCAACTTTGCCGGCAGAAGTCGTTCAGAGGGCCGGCACGTTCTCGTTTAGCAACGCCTCCGGCTCCTTCAGCTTTGAAAACACATTCGCGGCCTGA
- a CDS encoding HlyD family secretion protein — translation MSETLFRTEAIEHRRRLRGDVMIAQPVSHGVMTAILGVFVVVGATYLITGTYARKETVQGYIAPTGGLAQLYAAKGGIVTRVLVHEGDVVTHGQPMVELSLETTGADGQVGEKLRSETQARIQSIDTQITAAKARFDEEGRRLSARVDGLGGELASQEQRLESERRLQALQTDDAGRYGQLQIKGSGTRFELSRRQQQILAQESVIHELERQKEQRQGDLNYARSQLAGLPAERDDKLAQLQGLRSELEQSMAQLEVNRAYVMVAPVAGRVAALQAQPGQTATAQSPLAALVPAGSNLEANLLVPPRAAGLIQPGQGVRLRVDAFPYQRFGVVSGHVVQVSRATYREGELLAPIAFKDPVYRVTVSLERTSIAAYGEERPLTPGMTLIGDIITDRRHFTDWVLDPLKAIGSR, via the coding sequence ATGAGCGAGACATTGTTCCGCACTGAAGCCATCGAACACCGCCGTCGACTCCGTGGCGATGTGATGATCGCGCAGCCGGTGAGCCATGGGGTGATGACGGCGATCCTCGGCGTATTCGTGGTCGTCGGTGCGACCTATCTCATCACCGGCACCTATGCCCGGAAAGAGACCGTGCAGGGCTACATCGCCCCAACCGGCGGCCTGGCACAGCTCTACGCCGCCAAAGGCGGTATCGTCACGAGGGTGCTCGTCCATGAAGGGGACGTAGTGACCCATGGGCAGCCAATGGTGGAATTATCACTGGAAACAACCGGCGCCGACGGGCAGGTCGGTGAGAAGCTGCGCTCAGAAACGCAAGCCCGTATCCAGTCGATCGACACCCAGATCACGGCAGCGAAAGCACGGTTCGACGAAGAGGGGCGGCGTCTGTCGGCGCGCGTGGATGGGCTCGGCGGAGAGCTGGCGAGCCAGGAACAGCGTCTGGAATCGGAACGCCGTCTGCAGGCCCTGCAAACCGACGATGCCGGCCGTTATGGGCAGCTACAGATCAAGGGCAGCGGCACGCGCTTCGAGCTGTCGCGTCGGCAGCAGCAGATCCTTGCTCAGGAAAGCGTCATCCACGAGCTGGAGCGGCAAAAGGAACAGCGGCAAGGCGACCTCAACTATGCCCGGTCGCAACTGGCAGGCCTGCCAGCGGAGCGGGATGACAAGCTGGCGCAGTTGCAGGGTCTTCGCAGCGAACTAGAGCAATCCATGGCGCAATTGGAGGTCAACCGCGCCTATGTCATGGTCGCACCGGTGGCCGGCCGGGTAGCTGCATTGCAGGCGCAGCCGGGGCAGACGGCCACGGCGCAATCGCCGCTGGCCGCGCTGGTGCCGGCCGGCAGCAATCTCGAAGCCAACCTGCTGGTGCCGCCGCGCGCGGCCGGCCTGATCCAGCCCGGACAGGGGGTTCGACTCAGGGTCGACGCTTTCCCATACCAGCGGTTCGGTGTGGTGTCGGGCCATGTCGTGCAGGTATCCCGAGCTACCTATCGCGAGGGTGAGCTTCTGGCTCCCATTGCATTCAAAGATCCCGTCTATCGCGTGACCGTCAGCTTGGAGCGCACCAGCATCGCCGCCTATGGCGAAGAGCGCCCGCTGACCCCCGGTATGACCCTAATCGGCGATATCATAACGGATCGCCGACACTTCACCGACTGGGTATTGGACCCTCTAAAGGCCATAGGTAGCCGGTGA